The genome window CATAGTCGAGGAATGACTCGACCACGCGGTTGAGCCGCGCGATCTCCTCGATGATCACCGCCCACAGCTCGGCCGACTTGGCGTCCGTGGGCTGCTGCAGCACGGCGACCGCGCCGCGGATCGAGGCCAGGGGGTTGCGGATCTCGTGCGCGAGCCCGGCCGCCATCTCGCCCAGTGACACGAAGCGGTCTCTCGCGCGCACGCGCTCGAAGGCCTTGGAGTTCTCGAGCGAGGTCGCGATCTGGTCGGCCACCAGGCGCAGCAGGCGCACCTCCTCGCTCGAGAACGACTCGCTCGAGCGCGCGTCGGCCAGCGTCCAGAAGCCCACGACCTGTGACTTGGCGCGCAGCGGCAGCACCAGCTCTGCCTCGAGGTCGCGCAGGGTCGCGCACAGCACCTCGAGCCGCGGCCGCTCGGCGGCGTTCTTGGGGTCGTCGAGCCGCCGCTCGAGCTCCTCGCGCTGCAGCACGTCGACCGCCTCGACCGTCGACACCCAGACCGGCTCGGACAAGAGACTCACTCGCGTGCGGGTCGGCAGGCCGATGCTGCCGGCGAGCTGGAAGCCGAGCGTGGCATCGTCGCGCAGGTAGATCGCCGAGGCGCGGAACAGCTCGGCCTTCTCGACCGCGGCCAGGAGCTCGGTGAGCAGCTCGTCGAGCGTGAGGATGTGCTTCAGGCGCTCGCGCAGGGGCCGCAGGCCGCGCTCGAGCGCCACCTTGCCGGCCAGGAAGCGGCGCTCCATCGCGCCCTGGATCCGGTCGCGCATGGGCGCGAAGAACAGGAACAGCGCGAACGAGGCCACGAAGGCGTTGAACACGAACAGGTCGAGCCGCTCGCCGACCCACAGCCGGATGGCCGCGAAGAAGGCGGCGAGGCCGACCGCCATGACGGACAGCGCCACGGTGTTCCCCACCAGCTGGCGCAGATCGGCGACACGGACCTGTGTCAGGTGCAGGTAGCCCGCGTAGAGATACAAAAGGGGAAACAGCAAGCACGCCACGCGCGGCAGCGAGAGCTGCCACAGCAGCACGTCGAGCAGGACGCCGCCGATCGCGATCGAGTGAGCCACGATCACGTAGCGCACGCGCCGCGCCTCGGGCGACGCGGCTTCGTCGGCGCGCGCGTCGTCGGTACCCGGATCACCGGACGCCGGGGCGCGGCGCCACAGCGCGAAGGTGGCGGCGGCCACGCAGCCCAGGGCGAACACGTCGGCCGCCACGTGGACGCCGCGCGGCGCGGGGTGGAGCGTGAGCAGCGCAATCCCGAGCAGGAACGGCGTGGCGGCGAACAGCGGCGCGAAGCGCGGCGCGATCGCGGGCCGGCCCACCAGCGTGGCCGCGCATGCCAGCGCGAGCGGCCCGAGCGCGATCAGCGACAGGTCGGCGAGCACGGGACCCCAGTCCTGTCCCAGCCCGCCCGCGGCGCAGCCGGTGCACCACAGGCCATAGGCCAGAGTGAGCCGCGCGAAGCGGCGCGCGGCCAGCTCGCGGCGCAGCGACAAGAACGCCACGAGCAGCACCGCGGCCGCAGCCGCGCCCATGAACGCGCTCTCTGTCTCCATTGACTTCGCTCGCCTGCGGCTCACTGCGCGGGGCGGACCTGTGATCGCGCGGGCACCCTGCCCACGCTCCGCCCCTTGCGGGCCTGCGCTCAGGGCAGCCTTCGCTCGGCCACCGCACTTACGTCTTCGGGTTTCTCGCGGGGCGCTTGACGGCCGGTTGGCGGTTTCGGGTGGCGCGGGCTACGTTCGCGAAACCAAAGAGGATTCCAGCACAGTGAGTCGGATCCTTCTCGGCGTTTCCGGAGGCATCGCCGCGTACAAGGCGTGCGAGCTGGTGCGCTCCTTCACGCAGCGCGGCCACGAGCTGCGGGTGGTCGCGACCCCGCACGCGCTCGAGTTCGTGTCGGCGCTCACGCTCCAGACTCTCTCGGGCTCGCCCGTGCGCTCCGAGTTACTGGCCGCCACCGCCGAGTCCGAGATCTCGCACATCGAGCTCGCCGACTGGGCGCAGGTGTTCGTGGTCGCGCCCGCCACCGCCAACGTGATGGCCAAGCTCGCGCACGGCATCGCCGACGACCTGCTCACCACCGTGGCGCTGGCCTGCACGGCGCCGCTCGTGCTCGCGCCCGCGATGAACGTGAACATGTACCGGCACCCGGCCACCCAGGCGAACCTCGACGTGCTGGCCAAGCGCGGCGTGCGCATCGTGGGGCCGGGCAAGGGTGACCTGGCCTGCGGCTGGGTGGGTGAGGGGCGGCTGATCGAGAACGACTCGATCGTGGCCGTGACCGAGGCCGCCACTGCCGAGCCCGCGCTGCGCGGCGAGGTGGTGCTGGTGAGCGCGGGCCCGACCGCCGAGCCGATCGACCCGGTGCGGGTGATCACGAACCGCTCGTCGGGCAAGATGGGCTTCGCGCTGGCCGAAGCGGCCGCGCGGCGCGGGGCAGAAGTCATCCTGGTCGCCGGTCCCGTGTCACTCGCCAGCCCGCACGGCGTGGCGCGCATCGACGTGGAGACCGCGGTCGAGATGCGCGACGCGGTGCTGGGCGCGCTCGAGCGCGCCACGATCGTGATCCTGGCGGCCGCGGTCGCCGACTACGCGCCGGCGTCGGCTGCGGACAAGAAGCTGAAGCGCGAGAAGAGCGACTCACTCTCGCTCGAGCTGGTGAAGAACCCGGACATCCTGGCCGAGGTCGTGCGCCGGCGCGGCGCTCGCACGGTCGTGGGCTTCGCGGCCGAGACCGACCACGTGCTCGAGAACGCGCGCGGCAAGCTCGCGCGCAAGGGCTGCGACCTGATCGTGGCCAACGACGTGTCGCGCAGCGACATCGGCTTCGACGCGGACCGCAACGAAGTCGTGATTCTCGGTCCTGGCCCCGACGACCTGCGCGAGATCGCGGCGGGTCCGAAGTCGGAGATCGCGGAGCGGATCCTCGAGCGCGTGCTCGAGGTGCGCAAGAGATGAGGAACCCGCGCGCCGCGGCGCTCGGGCTCCTGCTCGCCGCCGCGCTGGCGGCGAGCGCGCGCGCCGAGACGGTCGCCGCCATCACGATCGACGGCGCGATCAACCCGGCGATCGCCGACTTCGTGGCGAAGTCGATCGACCGCGCCTACACCACGGGCGCCAGCGCGCTGGTGATCCAGCTCGACACGCCCGGGGGGCTGGTGGTGTCGACCAAGGACATCGTGACCGCGATCCTCAATGCCGAGCTGCCCGTGATCGTGTACGTCGCGCCGCGCGGCGCGTGGGCCGCCTCGGCGGGCACGTTCATCACGCTCTCGGGTCACGTGGCCGCGATGTCGCCGGGCTCCACGATCGGCGCCGCGCACCCGGTCTCGCTCGGCGGTGACAACCCGAGGCCCCCCGACGACGACGCCGAAGGCAAGAAGGGAAGGTCGAAACACTCGGACTACATGGCCGAGAAGCTCGAGAACTTCACCACCGCGTTCATCGAGGCGATCGCGCAGGAGCGCAAGCGCAACGTCGAGTGGGCCGCGCAGGCGGTGCGGAACTCGGTGGCGATCGGCGCGCCCGAAGCGCTGAAGCGCAACGTGATCGACTTGATCGCCGAGGACATGGACGACCTCTTGGCGAAGAGCGACGGGCGCAAAGTCACCGTGGGCAAGCGCACGGTCACCCTGCACACCAAGGGCGCAGCGGTCGTGCAGCTGCCGATGGACCTCATGACTCGCGTGTTCGCGGTGATCGCCGACCCGCAGATCGTCGGCCTGTTGTTCCTGATCGGGCTCCTGGGCATCTGGATCGAGTTCCAGAACCCGGGGCTGATGGCGCCCGGCGCGGTCGGTGCGGTGGCCCTGGTGCTCGCGGCCACCGCGCTGCAGATCATCCCGTTCAACTGGGTCGGACTGCTGCTCGTGGCCGGCGGGATCGCGCTGATCGTGGCCGAGGTACACCTGTCGAGCTACGGGCTGCTGTTCGCGCTGGGGCTGGCCGCGCTGTGCTGGGGCGCCTGGCTCACGTTCCGCGTGCCGGAGCTCTCGGACCTGTCGCTGCCGTTCTGGGGCGCGGTGTTTCCCGCGGCACTGTCACTCGCGCTGCTTCTCAGCGCGGTGGCCTGGGCCGTGTCGCGCGCGCAGGCGCGGCCGCAGTATTCCGGCGCGGAGGCCCTGCTCGCCGAGCTGGGCGTGGCCGACAGCGACCTCGAGCCCGAGGGGCGCGTGCTGGTGCGGGGCGAGCTGTGGCGGGCGGTCGCGGACGAGCCCGTGCGCCGCGGCGACAAAGTCGAGATACTGGCCGTGAACGATCTGGTGCTGCGCGTGCGGGCGCGGCCGGGGCCGCGGGACGGCCAGGCGCGGAACAGCTAGGGGGAGAGGCATGGTCTATCCGATCGCGATCGCCGCCTTCATCGGCGTGCTGTTCCTGATGTCCGCGGTGCGCGTGCTCCAGGAGTACGAGCGCGGCGTGCTGTTCCGGCTCGGCCGCTTCAGCAGCGTGAAGGGCGCCGGCCTGCGCGTGGTGATCCCCGGCGTCGACCGGCTGGTGCGCGTGTCACTGCGCGAGGTGGTCATGGACGTGCCGCCGCAGGACGTGATCACCAAGGACAACGTGTCGGTGAAGGTCAATGCGGTGCTCTACTTCCGGGTGGTCCACCCGCAGGACGCGATCATCAAGGTCGAGAACTTCCTGTACGGCACCTCGCAGCTGGCGCAGACCACGCTGCGCAGCGTGTGCGGCCAGGCGGAGCTCGACCACCTGCTGGCCGACCGCGAGCGCATCAACCGCCAGCTGCAGTCGGAGCTCGACCACGGCACCGACCCCTGGGGCGTGAAGGTGCGCGCGGTCGAGATCAAACACATCGACCTGCCCGAAGACATGCGCCGCGCCATGGCCAAGCAGGCCGAGGCCGAGCGCGAGCGGCGCGCCAAGGTGATTCACGCGCAAGGTGAGTTCGAGGCCTCGCAGCGGCTGAAGGAAGCCTCCGACGTGATGACCCAGTCGCCCTACACGCTCCAGCTGCGCTACCTGCAGACACTCTCCGAGATCGCGGTCGAGCACAACTCGACCATCTTGTTCCCCATGCCGATCGATCTGCTCTCCCCGTTCCTCGACTCGCTCCATGCGCGGCGGAACGCGTAGGTCGGTATGCGGGGGGTGTTTCTCGCGGTCCTTCTGGTTCTCGCAGTCGCGGGGGCCTTGTGGGTGTGGCGCGGCTTCTACGACGTGGCGCCCGACGAGCAGGCGATCGTGCTGCGGCTCGGACGCTACGACCGCACGGTCGACCCAGGCAGCTTCCACTGGCACGCGCCCGGGCTGGAGCAGGTGCTCAAGCAGCGAGTCACCACGACGCTGCGCGAGGAGTTCGGCTACCGCACCACGAACGCCGCGACGGGCACGGTCGAGGAGCACCCCGAGGAGAAGAGCATGCTGACGTCGGACGAGAACCTGGTCGACGTCGACTTCGTGGTGCAGTACCGGATCGGCGACGTGCGCGACTACCTGCTCAACTTCCAGCCCGAGCAGCGCGAGGCCGTGCTGCGCGACGCCGCGCGCGCGGCCGTGCGCACGGTCGTGGCGCAGAACCCGATCGACCAGGTGCTGACTGCGCGCGGCCTGATCCACGACGCGGCGCGCGAGGAGCTGCAGGCCACGCTCGACGCCTATCGCGCCGGGGTGCGCGTCGAGAACATCCAGCTGCAGGACGTGGCCGCGCCCGAGCCCGTGCGCGAGGCCTTCGCCGACGTGACCAGCGCTCAGCAGGACCGCGAGCGCGCGGTGCTCGAAGCGCAGGGCTACGCGGACAAGGTGGTGCCCGAGGCGCGCGGCAGGTCGGAAGAGGCGGTCAACCTGGCGCATGCCTACCACGAGCGGCGCATCCTCGAGGCCCAGGGCCAGGTCGCGGGCTTCAAGGCGGTGCTCGACCAGTACAAGAAAGCGCCCGACGTGACTCGCCAGCGGCTCTATCTCGAGACGCTCGAGACGATCCTGCCGAAGATGGACAAGGTGATCCTGGAGCGTGGCTCGAGCGACCAGCTCCTGCCGTATCTGCCGCTGCCGCGGCGCGAGGGCCCGAAATGAACCGCTGGATCGCAGCACTCCTCCTGGTGGCGGGGCTCGGCGCCTTCGCGTTCTTCTGTGTCACGATCATCGACGAGCGCGAGCAGGCCTTCCGCACGCTGCTCAACCAGGCCGAGCCCAAGGTCCTGGGCGTGTCTCTGAACCAGCCGAACTTGACCGAGCCCGGCTGGTACGTGGTGATTCCCGGCCTGCACGAGCTCACGCGTTACGACCGGCGCAACATCCACTTCCATTCGGCCAAGCGCTCGCTCAACACCGTGGAGCGGACGCTGGTCGACGTGGACTACTACATCGTGTGGCGCATCGTCGACCCGCGCGCGTTCTACGAGTCCTACCGGCGCGAAGACGCCGCCGTGCAGCGCATCGACGAGGTGACTTACAGCGAGGTGCGCGAGACCGTGAACAAGCACAGCCTCGCCGACCTGCTCTCGCCCACGCGCGGCGCGGTGCAGCAGGAGATCACCGCCTCGGCCGACGGCAAGCTGCGCGAGCGGGGCGTGCGGATCGTCGACGTGCGGCTGGGCGCCACGCTCTACCCCGAGGAGAACCTGGCGCGCGTGTACGACCGCATGCGCACCGAGCGCGCGCGCTTCGCGCTGAAGTTCCGGGCCGAAGGCGAGCAGCAGGCGCGAGCGCTGCGCTCGAAGGCCGACGGGGAGAGCCAGGTGATCCTGGCCACGGCCGAGCGCGAGTCGCTCGAGCTGCGCGGCACCGGCGATGCCGAGGCGGCGCGCATCTACTCCGAGGCCTACTCGGGCGATCCCGAGTTCTACGCCTTCTTCCGCAGCCTCGAGGCCTACCGCAAGTCACTCGACGCGCAGACCACGGTCGTGATGTCGCCGCGCTCGGGCTTTCTCAAGTACCTGTTCGACATGAACGGCACGCCGCCGGTCTCGGCGCGGCCGGAGCGCTAGTCACTCGGGGA of Myxococcota bacterium contains these proteins:
- a CDS encoding slipin family protein — its product is MVYPIAIAAFIGVLFLMSAVRVLQEYERGVLFRLGRFSSVKGAGLRVVIPGVDRLVRVSLREVVMDVPPQDVITKDNVSVKVNAVLYFRVVHPQDAIIKVENFLYGTSQLAQTTLRSVCGQAELDHLLADRERINRQLQSELDHGTDPWGVKVRAVEIKHIDLPEDMRRAMAKQAEAERERRAKVIHAQGEFEASQRLKEASDVMTQSPYTLQLRYLQTLSEIAVEHNSTILFPMPIDLLSPFLDSLHARRNA
- the hflK gene encoding FtsH protease activity modulator HflK — its product is MWRGFYDVAPDEQAIVLRLGRYDRTVDPGSFHWHAPGLEQVLKQRVTTTLREEFGYRTTNAATGTVEEHPEEKSMLTSDENLVDVDFVVQYRIGDVRDYLLNFQPEQREAVLRDAARAAVRTVVAQNPIDQVLTARGLIHDAAREELQATLDAYRAGVRVENIQLQDVAAPEPVREAFADVTSAQQDRERAVLEAQGYADKVVPEARGRSEEAVNLAHAYHERRILEAQGQVAGFKAVLDQYKKAPDVTRQRLYLETLETILPKMDKVILERGSSDQLLPYLPLPRREGPK
- the coaBC gene encoding bifunctional phosphopantothenoylcysteine decarboxylase/phosphopantothenate--cysteine ligase CoaBC encodes the protein MSRILLGVSGGIAAYKACELVRSFTQRGHELRVVATPHALEFVSALTLQTLSGSPVRSELLAATAESEISHIELADWAQVFVVAPATANVMAKLAHGIADDLLTTVALACTAPLVLAPAMNVNMYRHPATQANLDVLAKRGVRIVGPGKGDLACGWVGEGRLIENDSIVAVTEAATAEPALRGEVVLVSAGPTAEPIDPVRVITNRSSGKMGFALAEAAARRGAEVILVAGPVSLASPHGVARIDVETAVEMRDAVLGALERATIVILAAAVADYAPASAADKKLKREKSDSLSLELVKNPDILAEVVRRRGARTVVGFAAETDHVLENARGKLARKGCDLIVANDVSRSDIGFDADRNEVVILGPGPDDLREIAAGPKSEIAERILERVLEVRKR
- a CDS encoding nodulation protein NfeD, which produces MRNPRAAALGLLLAAALAASARAETVAAITIDGAINPAIADFVAKSIDRAYTTGASALVIQLDTPGGLVVSTKDIVTAILNAELPVIVYVAPRGAWAASAGTFITLSGHVAAMSPGSTIGAAHPVSLGGDNPRPPDDDAEGKKGRSKHSDYMAEKLENFTTAFIEAIAQERKRNVEWAAQAVRNSVAIGAPEALKRNVIDLIAEDMDDLLAKSDGRKVTVGKRTVTLHTKGAAVVQLPMDLMTRVFAVIADPQIVGLLFLIGLLGIWIEFQNPGLMAPGAVGAVALVLAATALQIIPFNWVGLLLVAGGIALIVAEVHLSSYGLLFALGLAALCWGAWLTFRVPELSDLSLPFWGAVFPAALSLALLLSAVAWAVSRAQARPQYSGAEALLAELGVADSDLEPEGRVLVRGELWRAVADEPVRRGDKVEILAVNDLVLRVRARPGPRDGQARNS
- a CDS encoding ATP-binding protein gives rise to the protein METESAFMGAAAAAVLLVAFLSLRRELAARRFARLTLAYGLWCTGCAAGGLGQDWGPVLADLSLIALGPLALACAATLVGRPAIAPRFAPLFAATPFLLGIALLTLHPAPRGVHVAADVFALGCVAAATFALWRRAPASGDPGTDDARADEAASPEARRVRYVIVAHSIAIGGVLLDVLLWQLSLPRVACLLFPLLYLYAGYLHLTQVRVADLRQLVGNTVALSVMAVGLAAFFAAIRLWVGERLDLFVFNAFVASFALFLFFAPMRDRIQGAMERRFLAGKVALERGLRPLRERLKHILTLDELLTELLAAVEKAELFRASAIYLRDDATLGFQLAGSIGLPTRTRVSLLSEPVWVSTVEAVDVLQREELERRLDDPKNAAERPRLEVLCATLRDLEAELVLPLRAKSQVVGFWTLADARSSESFSSEEVRLLRLVADQIATSLENSKAFERVRARDRFVSLGEMAAGLAHEIRNPLASIRGAVAVLQQPTDAKSAELWAVIIEEIARLNRVVESFLDYARPSTRTATIRDLAAFVKSCAEAVSRSKRRSDVELALELEPGLPELRADADQLERVVVNVVQNAYEALEDGGHVRVALRRGVPGALGDGGVEIQVDDDGPGMSDTTLERAFIPFYTTKQQGTGLGLALCERLIRAQGGTIQLRSRPGEGTSVLIRLPLAAKPAEEHA
- the hflC gene encoding protease modulator HflC, whose amino-acid sequence is MNRWIAALLLVAGLGAFAFFCVTIIDEREQAFRTLLNQAEPKVLGVSLNQPNLTEPGWYVVIPGLHELTRYDRRNIHFHSAKRSLNTVERTLVDVDYYIVWRIVDPRAFYESYRREDAAVQRIDEVTYSEVRETVNKHSLADLLSPTRGAVQQEITASADGKLRERGVRIVDVRLGATLYPEENLARVYDRMRTERARFALKFRAEGEQQARALRSKADGESQVILATAERESLELRGTGDAEAARIYSEAYSGDPEFYAFFRSLEAYRKSLDAQTTVVMSPRSGFLKYLFDMNGTPPVSARPER